In the genome of Gemmatimonadales bacterium, the window CGACGAGCGCCCGAAACCGGTGGCGCCGCCGTTCGTGCCGCTCCCGGCGGATGCGGACCCCCATCCCGGCCCATCGATTCTCTGGGTCAAGGTCTCGACGGACGGCAAGACCCTCGCGGTTGACCCGCTCCGGCCCTCGCGAGACGGCGCGTTCGAGCGTGACGTACGCGCCTTCGCCAAGGACATGACCTGGTATCCCGCGACGAAAGGCGGCACGCCGGTCGAGGCCTGGACCCAGATGATCTTCCGGCCGGCAATAACGGGCGCACAGTGACGTGACGCTGCTCACAGGTTGGGCACTGTGAGGCAGTTTCCCACGTTTTCCACAAAGTCGATCTTCGTTATTTTTGTGATGTGCAGCGCGTGAATCCGCCGCCTGCCGCAGCTTCCGCGGTGGGTTGTGCGAGTTTGTGGGTTGTCCTACGTTGGCGGTCCGTTTTCGGCGCCGCCGGTCGGAGTTCACGCTCGAAGTGAGTGAATGTGGTCGGGCGCGGCGCTGGTTGAGCCGATGCAGAGCGAGCAGGTGCAGGTGCGGATGCAAAAGCGTTTCGCTGCAGAGAGTCTAACCCGCGCGTACGGCGCGGTTGCCTCGCCCAACTCCTTCACAAGCCGGGGATGTCGATGAGTCCGTCCACGCCACGGGACGCGGTCGCGCTGTCGTCCAACGCCCTTACGGTGCTCGCCAGGCGCTACCTGATGAAGGACGAATCGGGACAGCCGGTGGAGCAGCCCGCCGATCTCTTCGGGCGGGTGGCACGGACCGTGGCTCAACCTGACGCACGGTACGGGGCGTCGCCGGGCGCGGTGGAGGCGCTGGCCGAGGCGTTCTTCGGGATGATCGCGGGTGGGCTGTTCATGCCGAACTCGCCCACGCTCATGAACGCCGGCCGACCCCTCGGCCAGCTCTCCGCCTGCTTCGTACTCCCGGTGGACGACGCGATCTCGAACGGGCGGAGCGGCATCTACGACACGCTCCGCGCCATGGCCTTGGTACATCAGTCCGGCGGCGGCACCGGGTTCAGCTTTTCCCGCCTCCGGCCCAAGGACGATATCGTGCGCTCGACGATGGGCGTGGCGTCGGGCCCGGTGTCGTTCATGTCGCTCTACGACGCATCGACCGACGTGGTGAAGCAGGGCGGCACCCGCCGCGGCGCCAACATGGGCATCCTGCGCGTGGACCACCCCGACATCCTCGATTTCATCACCTGCAAGGACGACACGACCAAGATCACCAACTTCAACATCTCGGTGGCCGTCACCGACGCGTTCATGCGCGCGGTCGAGTCCGACGAGATGTACGACCTCATTCACCCCCGAACCCATGAGATCACGGGCCAGCTCCGCGCGCGCGACGTGTGGGCGATGATCATTCACGGTGCCTGGAAGACGGGTGAGCCGGGGGTCTTCTTCATCGACCGGGCCAATTACTACAACCCGGTGCCGGCGCTCGGGAGCTATGAAGCGACGAACCCCTGCGGAGAGCAGCCGCTCTTGCCGTACGACGTCTGCAACCTGGGCTCCATCAACCTCGGCGCCTTCGTGGACGAGGGCCGGATCGACTGGGACCGGCTCCGCCAGGTGATCCATCTCTCGACCCACTTCCTCGAGAACGTGATCGACGCCAACCAGTATCCGTTGCCCGAGATCACCGATCTGGCAAACCGAATCCGCCGCATCGGGCTCGGCGTGATGGGACTCGCCGACGTGTTCGTCCGCCTCGGCATTGCCTACGACTCGGAGGAGGGCGTGGCGCTCGGCCGGAAGATCCAGCAGTTCGTGGACGAAGAGGCCAAGGTCGAGTCGGAGCGGCTCGCGGTGCAGCGCGGCGTGTTCCCCGAGTGGGAGCGGAGCATCTGGGGGCCGGACGCCACCTGCGCCCGCGGCTCCGAGGGCGAGCGCATCCGGCCGATGCGCCGGCTGCGCAACTGCAACGTCACCACCGTGGCGCCCACCGGCACGATCTCGATCATCGCGGGGTGCAGCTCGGGCATCGAGCCGCTCTTTGCCGTCGCCTTCATGCGGAACCAGGCCGGCGTGCTCATGCCGGATGTCAACGAGGACTTCGTCGCGGTCGCGAAGCGCGAGGGCTGGTATTCGGACGACCTGATGAAGCGCATCGCCGAGACGGGCCACATTGATTTTCCCGAGGTGCCGGCGCGCTGGCAGCGCGTCTTCGTCACCGCCAACCAGGTGAAGCCCGAGTGGCACGTCCGCATGCAGGCGGCCTTCCAGGACTTCAATGACTCGGCCATCTCCAAGACGGTGAACTTCGCCCACGCGGCTACTGAATCAGATGTCGAGACGA includes:
- a CDS encoding vitamin B12-dependent ribonucleotide reductase, translating into MSPSTPRDAVALSSNALTVLARRYLMKDESGQPVEQPADLFGRVARTVAQPDARYGASPGAVEALAEAFFGMIAGGLFMPNSPTLMNAGRPLGQLSACFVLPVDDAISNGRSGIYDTLRAMALVHQSGGGTGFSFSRLRPKDDIVRSTMGVASGPVSFMSLYDASTDVVKQGGTRRGANMGILRVDHPDILDFITCKDDTTKITNFNISVAVTDAFMRAVESDEMYDLIHPRTHEITGQLRARDVWAMIIHGAWKTGEPGVFFIDRANYYNPVPALGSYEATNPCGEQPLLPYDVCNLGSINLGAFVDEGRIDWDRLRQVIHLSTHFLENVIDANQYPLPEITDLANRIRRIGLGVMGLADVFVRLGIAYDSEEGVALGRKIQQFVDEEAKVESERLAVQRGVFPEWERSIWGPDATCARGSEGERIRPMRRLRNCNVTTVAPTGTISIIAGCSSGIEPLFAVAFMRNQAGVLMPDVNEDFVAVAKREGWYSDDLMKRIAETGHIDFPEVPARWQRVFVTANQVKPEWHVRMQAAFQDFNDSAISKTVNFAHAATESDVETIYRLAYGLGCKGVTVYRDGSREMQVLSAGATAKKVQESAGKGTRSSGVDAPTALTDLRGELAELNAENERLRRAVHELEAENLQRRQKRSRPELLRGTTRRLETPLGTLYVTVTEDDRGQPFEVFMSLGKAGGALMADVEALGRLISLALRSGIPMMEIYRQLRGISSDRTIGLGPNKVLSVPDAVGIAIERWMQDKQGVQQELLPGTAGAAPDSTAEPAPVVQRISPQAGEGGAQMAFGGMQETLSGACPDCGSQLEYAEGCVKCHVCGFSECG